Proteins encoded within one genomic window of Granulicella pectinivorans:
- a CDS encoding DUF2946 family protein — protein MGAGTLLLAFLLPLLACIIGTGPTEELSLPACCRTHGKHHCMASEDLTHGTHVRATGSHCPFCPGALPSMQHQTLSLLRVPRLFTASATHALLPSRSESHARTRHRDVTQTRGPPVLFLS, from the coding sequence ATGGGCGCTGGGACATTGCTGCTCGCCTTCCTGCTGCCTCTGCTCGCATGCATCATCGGCACCGGACCGACTGAAGAGTTGTCGCTCCCCGCCTGCTGCCGCACCCATGGCAAGCACCATTGCATGGCGTCGGAAGACCTCACGCACGGCACCCACGTCCGTGCGACCGGAAGCCACTGCCCCTTCTGTCCTGGCGCGCTCCCGTCGATGCAGCACCAGACTCTCTCGCTGCTTCGTGTCCCGCGTCTCTTCACCGCCAGCGCGACACACGCACTCCTCCCGTCGCGGAGCGAGTCCCATGCCCGCACCCGGCACCGAGACGTCACACAAACACGCGGTCCCCCCGTACTCTTCCTCTCCTAG
- a CDS encoding MFS transporter small subunit: MMTETTRIKKTPATLILFAWLVVGIPAGWGVYNTVLNAKKLFATSPPAQMPQKETGRV; encoded by the coding sequence ATGATGACCGAAACAACACGCATCAAGAAGACGCCAGCCACCTTGATTCTGTTCGCCTGGCTGGTCGTAGGGATCCCTGCGGGATGGGGCGTCTACAACACGGTGCTGAATGCGAAGAAGCTATTCGCGACCTCACCGCCCGCACAAATGCCGCAGAAGGAAACAGGGCGCGTCTAG
- a CDS encoding protein kinase domain-containing protein — protein MIPDVGQRFGPYEILGRLGSGGMGAVFRAWDGRLMREVGLKVLHDDNAMPGHKERFLREARAASALNHPNICTIFDIGEQDGEPYLVMELLEGETIKSRVAHGALPVEELVRYGQEIAMGLGAAHARGIIHRDIKPANIFLVDLPNGQRQAKILDFGLAKFDLASNSSHSRDLTSTGATVGTVAYMSPEQARGEQLDARSDLFSVGVVLYEMATRQVPFQGTTSALVFVQLLSQQPEPVRDWNDSIPKDLEKVIHKLLAKERKDRYQSATELYEALGKVGGKGGGGWFSKSAPATPPGVPLVRAADPVARAKRPFKKPDANYAPVHLEASREPFQPRSEVRSEVHDPDVIRPAKLSDGSRGSQASRPPYIPPPSPQPAPPSAPTPPPPTMRPVSGASTIRSASGMSTAGQPLAGSPKHEDPGSRGSSLRESGFQPRHVSYTEVDEEEEEDYDEPASDLPAGRLKRERRARRLRVLAVLLVLAIGGGFYYWSSHKSRFSPLLAPQDALLITTIQNKTGDETLNGALNAGLAIQLRQSPYLKIRGIEAYEAGLRLMGVDGSQSTDPTLPQKVALKLGAKAYLSGVVSGSGPYAISISVLDVASNQKIAGIDETAASREQISDAIGRISDTVRSDLGETGDSIQKSDVALRHEGTSSIDALHAVALAEAAKPYGRSADVLSYYQKAATLDPKFAEAQIGLAWALRDQYAEVAAADAARLAQDAVENASDRTKLLAQYTYEMNASGDYNRALAAVRQVLTALPSDAEALCDLSRVLRLQGHLADALDAAQKSIESDPYHPEAYLQAELAMLGTDRYEAALQMEQQAQRAGLVHTGTHLLASYLIGHGDDSVMQFQSNQGAALPLAEGAGYPVYLDSTGQMMLGREAWRAVAAKLDGVKGLSSGAAFLLSQAALNRGLAGDCDGALELARSASTRGEGMHGTFNSAMAEALCGDSVSAQKGADILAQMYPQSTAVTGFYLPDLNAAILLKAGDPAAALTALNAARAYDLVSLTPYLRGRARVDMHDTKVALVDFQIVLAHRGVAAMLMNDVYPLAQLGEARAFAQSGDAGNATTAYKKFVDLWPNGDVRIPAMAEAVRAAK, from the coding sequence ATGATTCCGGACGTTGGGCAAAGATTCGGGCCGTACGAGATTCTTGGGCGACTGGGAAGCGGCGGGATGGGTGCGGTCTTCCGGGCGTGGGATGGACGGCTCATGCGTGAGGTGGGCCTCAAGGTCCTGCACGACGATAACGCGATGCCCGGCCATAAGGAGCGTTTCCTGCGTGAGGCGCGGGCCGCTTCGGCGTTGAATCATCCTAATATTTGTACGATCTTCGATATCGGCGAACAGGACGGCGAGCCATATCTTGTGATGGAGCTGCTCGAAGGCGAGACGATCAAATCCCGTGTCGCGCATGGAGCGCTTCCGGTTGAGGAGCTCGTCCGCTATGGGCAGGAGATCGCCATGGGGCTTGGTGCAGCGCATGCGCGTGGCATCATCCATCGCGATATCAAGCCGGCGAACATCTTTCTGGTGGACCTGCCCAACGGGCAGAGGCAGGCGAAGATTCTGGACTTCGGCCTGGCCAAGTTCGATCTCGCTTCGAACTCCAGTCACTCGCGGGATCTGACCTCGACGGGCGCAACCGTCGGTACGGTCGCCTACATGTCGCCTGAACAGGCTCGCGGCGAGCAGCTCGACGCCCGTTCAGATCTCTTTTCCGTCGGCGTTGTGCTGTACGAGATGGCAACCCGACAGGTGCCGTTCCAGGGAACTACGAGCGCTCTGGTGTTCGTGCAACTGCTGAGCCAGCAACCGGAGCCGGTTCGCGATTGGAACGACTCTATCCCCAAGGATCTCGAAAAGGTCATTCACAAGCTGCTGGCAAAGGAACGGAAGGACCGCTACCAGTCCGCGACAGAACTCTACGAAGCGCTGGGGAAGGTTGGAGGCAAGGGTGGCGGTGGATGGTTCAGCAAGTCCGCGCCCGCGACCCCCCCGGGTGTTCCGCTGGTACGTGCTGCGGATCCGGTTGCGCGGGCCAAGAGGCCGTTCAAGAAGCCCGATGCGAACTATGCACCGGTGCATCTGGAGGCCAGCCGGGAGCCGTTCCAGCCACGCTCGGAGGTCCGCTCCGAGGTCCACGATCCCGATGTGATTCGCCCCGCGAAGCTTTCCGATGGATCGCGTGGAAGCCAGGCGTCGCGTCCGCCTTACATTCCGCCTCCGTCGCCGCAGCCGGCACCTCCTTCCGCGCCAACTCCGCCGCCTCCAACGATGCGTCCGGTGTCTGGCGCGTCGACGATCCGAAGTGCTTCGGGAATGTCGACGGCAGGACAGCCGCTGGCCGGCTCTCCGAAGCACGAGGATCCCGGCTCGCGTGGATCCAGCCTTCGCGAGAGTGGCTTCCAGCCTCGTCACGTCTCCTATACCGAGGTGGACGAGGAGGAGGAGGAAGACTATGACGAGCCGGCGTCCGATCTGCCGGCGGGACGTCTGAAGCGAGAGCGTCGAGCACGAAGGTTGCGTGTTCTGGCCGTTTTGCTGGTACTGGCCATCGGTGGAGGATTCTATTACTGGTCGTCGCATAAAAGCCGGTTCAGTCCGCTGCTTGCTCCGCAGGACGCTCTGCTGATTACGACGATCCAGAACAAGACCGGCGACGAGACACTGAACGGCGCGCTGAATGCCGGGCTCGCGATCCAGTTGCGGCAGTCGCCGTACCTGAAGATCCGCGGTATCGAGGCCTACGAAGCGGGCCTGCGGCTGATGGGCGTGGACGGCAGCCAGAGCACGGATCCGACGCTTCCTCAGAAGGTCGCGCTGAAGCTGGGCGCGAAGGCGTACCTCAGCGGTGTTGTCAGCGGCTCCGGTCCGTATGCGATCAGCATCTCGGTGCTGGACGTGGCGTCGAACCAGAAGATTGCGGGGATTGACGAGACGGCGGCGAGTCGTGAACAGATTTCGGATGCCATCGGTCGTATCTCGGACACGGTCCGCAGCGATCTCGGCGAGACGGGGGACTCCATCCAGAAGAGCGATGTGGCCCTGCGGCATGAGGGAACCTCAAGCATCGACGCCCTGCATGCGGTGGCTCTGGCTGAGGCGGCGAAGCCGTATGGCCGGTCGGCGGATGTGCTGTCCTACTACCAGAAGGCGGCTACGCTCGATCCCAAGTTTGCCGAGGCGCAGATCGGACTTGCCTGGGCTCTGCGCGATCAGTACGCGGAAGTTGCGGCGGCCGATGCCGCGCGGCTGGCGCAGGATGCTGTCGAAAACGCGAGCGATCGCACCAAGCTGCTCGCCCAGTACACCTACGAGATGAACGCGAGCGGCGATTACAACCGCGCGCTTGCCGCGGTCCGCCAGGTCCTGACCGCGTTACCGTCGGATGCCGAGGCGCTCTGCGATCTGTCGCGTGTGCTTCGTCTTCAGGGTCATCTTGCCGATGCGCTCGACGCGGCCCAGAAGAGTATCGAGTCCGATCCTTACCACCCGGAAGCCTACCTGCAGGCGGAGTTGGCCATGCTGGGCACGGATCGCTACGAGGCTGCACTCCAGATGGAGCAGCAGGCGCAGCGCGCCGGTCTCGTCCATACCGGGACGCACCTGCTGGCGTCTTACCTGATCGGGCATGGCGACGACTCCGTCATGCAGTTCCAGAGCAATCAGGGTGCGGCTCTGCCTCTGGCCGAAGGCGCCGGATATCCTGTGTATCTCGACAGCACCGGGCAGATGATGCTGGGTCGCGAAGCATGGCGTGCCGTGGCTGCAAAGCTGGACGGCGTCAAGGGGTTATCGTCGGGTGCGGCATTCCTGCTGAGCCAGGCAGCGCTGAATCGTGGGCTGGCCGGCGACTGCGATGGTGCGCTCGAGCTGGCGCGTTCGGCGTCTACCCGAGGCGAAGGCATGCACGGCACCTTCAACAGCGCGATGGCCGAAGCTCTGTGCGGCGATTCGGTATCGGCCCAGAAGGGCGCGGACATCCTGGCGCAGATGTATCCGCAGAGCACCGCGGTGACGGGATTTTATCTGCCCGACCTGAATGCAGCGATTCTATTGAAGGCGGGTGACCCGGCGGCGGCGCTGACGGCGCTGAACGCGGCAAGGGCCTATGACCTGGTTTCGCTGACACCTTACCTGCGCGGCCGGGCACGCGTCGACATGCACGACACCAAGGTCGCACTCGTGGACTTCCAGATTGTACTGGCGCATCGCGGCGTCGCGGCGATGCTCATGAACGATGTGTATCCGCTGGCCCAGCTTGGTGAGGCGAGGGCCTTTGCGCAGAGCGGCGATGCAGGCAATGCGACCACCGCTTACAAGAAGTTCGTCGATCTGTGGCCGAACGGCGACGTAAGGATTCCTGCGATGGCGGAGGCCGTCCGGGCTGCCAAGTAG
- a CDS encoding L-lactate MFS transporter, which produces MALSFLDRDRSVAAPGYSRWLVPPAALAIHLSIGQAYAFSVFKNPLLALHGADGSVWNLKEVGYIFSIAIAFLGISAALFGAWLEKAGPRRAMFYAAICFGAGFYVSALGAQMHSLPSIYLGYGVIGGIGLGLGYISPVSTLIKWFPDRPGLSTGLAIMGFGGGAMIGGPLASNLMAYFKSHGQAAIPATFIAMGTLYFVFMMFGVFTIRVPQPDWKPEGWTPAAKQSAMISTHNVDVQTAWKTPQFMLLWIVLCTNVTAGIGILEQASPMIQDLFKGTIGTAAAVGFVGLLSLFNMGGRFFWAAISDLIGRKATYFCFFSIGAVLYFVLPSLHSVFGFVAIACLLLSMYGGGFATIPAYLKDLFGGYNVSAIHGRLLTAWSTAGIVGPLIVNGILDHSVARGIPKQQAYPVILHIMSGLLVLGLLANLMVKPVAEKYWMPKA; this is translated from the coding sequence TTGGCACTCTCATTTCTTGATCGTGACCGATCCGTCGCAGCACCGGGCTACAGCCGCTGGCTGGTACCGCCCGCCGCCCTGGCGATTCATCTCTCCATCGGTCAGGCGTACGCCTTCTCCGTCTTCAAGAACCCTCTGCTGGCATTGCACGGTGCCGACGGCAGTGTGTGGAATTTGAAGGAGGTCGGATACATCTTTTCGATCGCGATCGCCTTCCTGGGCATATCGGCCGCGCTCTTCGGTGCATGGCTGGAGAAGGCAGGACCCCGACGCGCCATGTTCTATGCCGCAATCTGCTTTGGCGCAGGATTCTACGTGTCCGCGCTCGGGGCGCAGATGCATTCGCTTCCTTCGATTTATCTGGGATATGGCGTCATCGGCGGCATAGGGCTTGGACTCGGCTACATCTCCCCGGTGTCGACGCTGATCAAGTGGTTTCCCGACAGGCCAGGGCTCTCGACCGGACTGGCCATCATGGGATTCGGCGGCGGCGCCATGATCGGCGGGCCACTCGCCAGCAACTTGATGGCGTACTTCAAATCGCACGGGCAGGCCGCCATCCCGGCCACATTCATCGCTATGGGCACGCTCTACTTCGTGTTCATGATGTTCGGAGTTTTCACGATCCGAGTGCCGCAGCCAGACTGGAAGCCCGAAGGATGGACTCCTGCCGCGAAGCAGTCCGCGATGATCAGCACGCACAACGTCGACGTGCAGACGGCGTGGAAGACACCGCAGTTCATGCTGCTCTGGATCGTTCTTTGCACGAACGTGACTGCGGGGATCGGCATCCTCGAGCAGGCCTCGCCGATGATCCAGGATCTCTTCAAAGGCACGATCGGCACGGCTGCCGCGGTGGGTTTCGTGGGATTGTTGAGCCTCTTCAACATGGGCGGCAGGTTCTTCTGGGCAGCGATCTCGGATCTGATCGGTCGTAAGGCCACGTACTTCTGCTTCTTCTCGATCGGCGCAGTGCTGTACTTTGTGCTGCCCAGCCTGCACTCCGTATTTGGCTTTGTGGCCATCGCATGTCTTCTTCTGTCGATGTACGGAGGCGGATTCGCCACCATTCCGGCTTACCTGAAGGATCTCTTCGGAGGCTATAACGTCAGTGCGATTCACGGACGTCTGCTGACGGCATGGTCAACCGCCGGCATCGTCGGACCGCTCATCGTCAACGGAATACTCGACCACTCCGTGGCGCGGGGTATCCCGAAGCAGCAGGCCTATCCTGTCATCCTGCATATCATGTCCGGGCTTCTGGTTCTGGGACTGCTGGCAAATCTGATGGTGAAACCCGTCGCTGAAAAATACTGGATGCCGAAAGCCTGA
- a CDS encoding PepSY-associated TM helix domain-containing protein: MKTASSGLDHRTVWRWHFYAGLFCIPFILWLSVTGTIFLFHPQIQRWLDRPYAHLTTIGAPAPVSDQVRVALAAVPGSGLHAYQLPFTDEAPAQVLVGKGLKEFRVYVHPRTLQVLKVDDEDKRIDKFVSRLHGELLIGNLGSWIVELAASWAVIMIVTGLFLWWPTSSKGVAGVLYPRLRQGQRIFWRDIHAVTGIYISVFALFLLFTGLPWAKSWGGYLKAVRRITGTAPVKQDWVTSSKAEIAARSTPADTMDGMDMGGMDMSSPEHAEHRKHMTTAGQGSASYGQIDTMVGVVAPLHLTNPVLVSPPRRPGGNWTAKSDTRDRPLRVDLVLDPHTGAILQRTDFRQKALLDRIVGTGIAAHEGQLFGLANQLLGLFTTLGLVTLSLSGLVMWWRRRPEGVLGAPAPIRRIRFSAGLIVFLVVFGVYMPFLGVSLVLVALTERFVLRRIPATRLWLGLYPGIPKEAATLRV; encoded by the coding sequence ATGAAGACCGCATCCTCTGGACTCGATCATCGCACCGTCTGGCGCTGGCACTTCTACGCCGGTCTCTTCTGCATCCCGTTCATCCTGTGGCTCTCGGTCACAGGCACCATCTTTCTCTTTCATCCCCAGATCCAACGCTGGCTTGATCGTCCCTATGCTCACCTCACCACGATCGGGGCACCTGCTCCGGTCAGCGATCAGGTCAGGGTGGCCCTCGCGGCCGTCCCAGGATCCGGCCTCCACGCCTACCAACTCCCCTTTACCGACGAGGCACCTGCACAGGTCCTCGTCGGGAAGGGCCTCAAGGAGTTTCGCGTTTACGTCCACCCGCGCACGCTGCAGGTGCTCAAGGTGGATGACGAAGACAAGCGCATCGACAAGTTCGTCTCCCGGCTGCACGGCGAGTTGCTCATCGGCAACCTCGGTTCGTGGATCGTCGAGCTTGCGGCCTCCTGGGCAGTCATCATGATCGTCACCGGCCTCTTCCTGTGGTGGCCCACCTCGTCGAAGGGGGTGGCTGGCGTGCTGTATCCACGCCTCCGCCAGGGGCAGCGTATCTTCTGGCGCGACATCCACGCCGTCACCGGCATCTACATCTCCGTCTTCGCTCTCTTCCTGCTCTTCACCGGTCTTCCCTGGGCAAAGAGTTGGGGAGGCTATCTCAAAGCCGTGCGACGCATCACCGGAACAGCCCCGGTCAAGCAGGATTGGGTCACAAGCAGCAAGGCTGAGATCGCCGCACGTTCCACCCCCGCCGACACCATGGACGGAATGGATATGGGCGGCATGGACATGAGCTCCCCCGAACACGCCGAGCATAGGAAGCATATGACCACGGCGGGACAGGGAAGCGCGTCTTACGGGCAGATCGACACCATGGTCGGCGTGGTCGCGCCGCTCCACCTCACCAACCCGGTCCTTGTCTCGCCGCCCAGACGCCCCGGCGGTAACTGGACCGCCAAGTCCGATACTCGAGACCGTCCCCTCCGTGTTGACCTTGTCCTCGATCCCCACACAGGGGCGATTCTCCAGCGCACTGACTTCCGCCAGAAAGCCCTTCTCGACCGCATAGTAGGTACAGGCATCGCAGCCCACGAAGGCCAGCTCTTCGGCCTCGCCAATCAACTCCTCGGACTGTTCACCACCCTGGGACTCGTCACCCTCAGCCTCAGCGGCCTGGTCATGTGGTGGCGACGCAGACCCGAGGGCGTTCTCGGCGCACCTGCGCCCATCCGCCGCATCCGTTTCTCAGCTGGACTCATCGTGTTCCTGGTCGTCTTCGGCGTCTACATGCCGTTCCTGGGCGTTTCTCTTGTTCTCGTCGCTCTCACGGAACGCTTTGTCCTGCGCAGGATTCCGGCAACGCGTCTATGGCTGGGCCTTTACCCTGGAATCCCAAAGGAGGCTGCTACACTACGCGTGTAA
- a CDS encoding TonB-dependent receptor — protein MYRRLSLVLLAILAFHATLSAQETINNASLAGRITDTTGAIIRNASVAVRATSTGIISRTETDAAGRFRFPYLQVGTYELDAHSDGFADSKRSLTLTLGAAFDLPITLTVGASQSVTVNAEAPVLEASRSQIAATISQNEVANLPYNGRNFLDLALLVPGVSPTNTAANQLFAETSAVGGQGISVSSQRNFSNSFIVDGLSANDDAAGLVQTSFGLDVVREMQVVTSGGQAEFGRALGGYINFVSKSGGSKVHGDLYAYLRDKNLNAQNPLSQTLLPYTQVQSGASLSGPIRKDRTFYFGNFEQRQLNQTGIITITAANAAAINTALKSFGYPGQSLNISTTTPTTIYGNPVRASNFFAKLDHKVSDRDQLSARYSLYHVSSVNSRGVGSTSYTSAAAGLEDLDQTVAVSNIFTLNPRTVDETRAQFTNSNLRAPVNDPVGPAVSISGVASFGTLSGSPTGRYDRLYEVVDNISRQAGAHALRVGADFLYNDLTITFPQSIRGSYAFSSLANFQAGRYTTFTQSFGNYVVPQTNPNLGIYAQDEWKASQKLTLNAGLRYDLQFLKTLSTDTNNISPRIGFAYAPFTNRRTVVRGSFGLFYDRIPLRALSNALESSQNTTAINNQTFTTIALSYGQAGAPTFPNIASGYTATTIPSNLRLSLTTMDPHMQNAYSEQGSLEVDQQLTATSNLAISYQHVRGLHLLISVNLNTPTCYATVDPINLCRPNSAYANNKQYASAADSYYDGLSVSYVQRPVRWGSYRVSYTWSKAIDNVGEFFFSSPVNNFNLQEDRGLSDDDQRHRVVFDGTIHSPLTPANHLAGKLTHGFQLGGILQYYSPLPFNITTGQNSIQTTTLRPCLPGYVLTPTAANTCANALPGTMIGRNAGVGFNSFTLNARLSRTFALGERVRLEGIAEAFNALNHRNNQIPNGTFGTGAYPTTPSSTFGQPTAVGDPRSVQLAAKLSF, from the coding sequence GTGTACCGCAGACTATCTCTCGTTTTACTTGCCATCCTTGCCTTCCATGCAACCCTCTCCGCGCAGGAGACGATCAACAACGCCTCCCTTGCAGGCCGGATCACCGATACCACCGGTGCCATCATCCGCAACGCCTCCGTCGCCGTGCGAGCCACCTCCACCGGCATCATCAGCAGGACAGAGACCGATGCCGCGGGCCGCTTCCGCTTTCCGTACCTGCAAGTTGGCACCTACGAACTCGACGCACACAGTGACGGCTTCGCCGATTCGAAGCGCTCGCTGACCCTTACCCTTGGCGCAGCCTTCGATCTTCCTATTACCTTGACTGTGGGCGCGTCCCAGAGTGTGACCGTCAACGCCGAAGCGCCGGTTCTCGAGGCGAGTCGCAGCCAGATCGCGGCAACGATCTCCCAGAACGAAGTCGCCAACCTGCCGTATAACGGGCGCAACTTCCTTGACCTTGCACTCCTCGTCCCTGGGGTGTCACCGACGAACACTGCGGCCAATCAGCTCTTCGCCGAAACCTCGGCAGTCGGCGGACAGGGCATCTCCGTCAGCAGCCAACGCAACTTCTCCAACAGCTTCATCGTGGACGGACTCTCCGCCAACGACGACGCTGCGGGCCTCGTCCAAACATCATTTGGGCTCGATGTTGTCCGCGAGATGCAGGTCGTCACCAGCGGCGGGCAGGCGGAGTTCGGTCGCGCCCTCGGTGGATACATCAACTTCGTCTCGAAGAGCGGAGGCAGCAAGGTCCATGGAGATCTTTATGCCTACCTGCGCGACAAAAACCTGAACGCACAGAATCCTCTCTCGCAAACGCTGCTGCCTTACACGCAGGTGCAGTCGGGCGCGTCGCTCAGCGGCCCCATCCGCAAGGACCGCACCTTTTACTTCGGCAACTTCGAGCAGCGCCAGCTCAACCAGACCGGCATCATCACCATTACCGCAGCGAATGCAGCCGCCATCAATACTGCGCTCAAGTCGTTCGGCTATCCCGGCCAGTCGCTGAATATCAGCACGACGACGCCCACGACCATCTACGGCAACCCCGTCCGCGCGAGCAACTTCTTCGCCAAGCTCGACCACAAGGTGAGCGACCGCGACCAGCTCAGCGCACGGTACAGTCTTTATCACGTATCGAGCGTCAACTCCCGCGGTGTGGGGAGCACAAGCTACACCAGTGCTGCGGCAGGTCTTGAAGATCTCGACCAGACCGTCGCCGTCAGCAATATCTTTACCCTCAACCCGCGCACCGTCGACGAGACCCGCGCACAGTTTACCAACAGCAATCTGCGTGCGCCTGTGAACGATCCCGTCGGCCCAGCCGTAAGCATCTCCGGCGTGGCCAGCTTCGGCACACTCTCGGGCTCACCCACCGGACGCTACGACCGCCTCTACGAAGTGGTCGACAACATCTCGCGGCAGGCCGGAGCACACGCTCTGCGCGTCGGAGCGGACTTCCTCTACAACGACCTCACCATCACCTTTCCCCAATCCATCCGTGGCAGCTACGCCTTCTCCTCGCTGGCCAACTTTCAGGCCGGACGCTACACCACCTTCACGCAGTCGTTTGGGAACTACGTTGTTCCGCAGACGAACCCGAACCTCGGAATCTATGCCCAGGATGAGTGGAAGGCCAGCCAGAAGCTCACGCTGAATGCGGGCCTTCGCTACGATCTCCAGTTCCTGAAGACGCTCTCCACCGACACCAACAACATCTCACCGCGCATTGGCTTCGCGTACGCTCCGTTCACGAACCGCCGCACCGTCGTCCGTGGCAGCTTCGGTCTTTTTTACGACCGCATTCCACTCAGGGCGCTTTCCAATGCGCTCGAGTCCAGCCAGAACACCACGGCCATCAACAACCAGACCTTCACGACCATTGCGCTCTCCTACGGACAGGCAGGCGCGCCTACATTCCCCAACATCGCCAGCGGTTACACCGCAACCACCATTCCATCGAATCTGCGCCTCAGCCTCACCACGATGGATCCGCACATGCAGAACGCTTATTCCGAGCAGGGCAGCCTCGAGGTGGACCAGCAGCTCACCGCGACCAGCAACCTCGCCATCAGCTACCAGCACGTCCGTGGTTTGCACCTGCTGATCTCCGTGAATCTCAACACGCCCACCTGCTACGCAACGGTCGACCCCATCAACCTGTGCCGGCCTAACTCCGCCTACGCCAATAACAAGCAATACGCCTCTGCCGCAGACTCTTACTACGACGGGCTCTCCGTTTCCTACGTGCAGCGTCCGGTCCGCTGGGGAAGTTATCGCGTCTCGTACACCTGGTCGAAGGCCATCGACAATGTCGGGGAATTCTTCTTCTCATCGCCGGTCAACAACTTCAATCTCCAGGAAGATCGCGGCCTTTCCGATGACGACCAGCGCCACCGCGTCGTCTTCGATGGCACCATCCACAGCCCGCTGACGCCAGCAAACCATCTCGCAGGCAAGCTGACGCATGGCTTCCAGCTTGGAGGCATCCTCCAGTATTACTCCCCGCTTCCGTTCAACATCACCACCGGACAGAACAGCATCCAGACGACGACCCTGCGTCCTTGCCTCCCTGGCTATGTCCTTACCCCAACCGCCGCCAACACCTGCGCTAACGCGCTGCCCGGCACGATGATCGGACGCAATGCAGGCGTGGGCTTCAACAGCTTCACGCTGAACGCTCGCCTCAGCCGCACCTTCGCACTTGGAGAACGCGTCCGTCTCGAGGGCATCGCCGAGGCTTTCAACGCACTCAACCACCGCAATAACCAGATCCCGAACGGCACCTTCGGGACTGGAGCCTACCCCACCACTCCCTCGTCCACCTTCGGCCAACCCACCGCCGTCGGCGATCCGCGCAGCGTGCAACTCGCAGCTAAACTGAGCTTTTAA
- a CDS encoding pyridoxamine 5'-phosphate oxidase family protein, translating to MSFASLIFTPLIKKLQERYGSRLQYQRMEDSRMKPDRFSGFEVEFLEGRDSFYWATTGATGWPYVQHRGGPKGFLKVIDDHTLALADFRGNKQYISTGNLLSDDRVAMILVDYPRQARLKILGHVEILEGPQAEPWLERVTMPGYKAVIERVFVIHIEAFDWNCPQHITPRYTAEEIAEAMHPLEDKVHGLERENVKLKQELARLRAT from the coding sequence ATGAGCTTTGCTTCGCTGATCTTTACGCCGCTCATCAAGAAGTTGCAGGAGCGTTATGGCAGCAGGCTGCAGTACCAGAGGATGGAAGACTCCCGCATGAAGCCGGACCGTTTCTCTGGGTTCGAGGTGGAGTTTCTTGAGGGACGCGACAGCTTCTACTGGGCAACGACGGGCGCGACAGGATGGCCGTACGTCCAGCATCGCGGCGGACCGAAGGGCTTTCTGAAGGTGATCGACGATCACACGCTTGCGCTCGCCGACTTTCGCGGCAACAAGCAGTACATCAGCACAGGCAATCTGCTCAGCGACGATCGCGTGGCGATGATCCTGGTGGACTACCCGAGGCAGGCCCGGCTGAAGATCCTGGGGCATGTCGAAATTCTGGAAGGGCCACAGGCTGAACCGTGGCTGGAACGGGTGACGATGCCTGGGTACAAGGCGGTCATCGAGCGCGTGTTTGTCATCCATATCGAAGCCTTCGACTGGAACTGTCCCCAACACATCACGCCACGGTATACCGCGGAGGAGATCGCTGAAGCGATGCACCCCCTCGAAGACAAGGTTCACGGTCTGGAGCGGGAGAATGTGAAGCTGAAGCAGGAGCTGGCTCGGCTGCGCGCGACGTAG